A single Acidaminococcus sp. DNA region contains:
- a CDS encoding C4-dicarboxylate ABC transporter — protein sequence MQAISLLVLIASIAIGFVKKINVGIVSLALGFVLTTATGMSVKVLVAGFPTKLFLTLLGTMYFFALLQDNKTLELLSQKIIGIFRTRPFLMPVVIYVVSYVMSAAGPGAISVQSVMVIFAVSLAEQMHANPVLLAVMAILGAVGGTASPIALTGIIVTDLTASLNVPGIATPVFYGVTAANLFIAVVFYFALGGYKIRMDASLEAQASTAFTKNQKVCLVGLLALVIMVVIFRMDVGFVSFFLAFVLMLLGAADKKRPVKLVPWNVLILICGISVLMSVIKKAGGIKLLADLLASMMTEGTAAGLIVATAGFMSWFSSANGVVFPTLIPTLPEIIAKVGGNVRLVDMLVGVVAAATVAGISPLSTGGSLIMATMAQAEDISPKSLRSSF from the coding sequence ATGCAGGCGATTTCTTTGCTTGTGCTCATTGCATCTATTGCCATCGGCTTTGTCAAGAAAATCAACGTCGGTATCGTGTCCCTGGCTCTGGGCTTTGTGCTTACTACCGCGACCGGCATGAGTGTTAAAGTGCTTGTGGCGGGATTTCCGACCAAACTGTTTCTGACACTGCTTGGAACGATGTACTTCTTCGCACTGCTGCAGGATAACAAGACATTGGAACTTCTTTCGCAAAAAATAATCGGAATTTTTCGAACCAGACCTTTTCTTATGCCTGTTGTTATTTACGTTGTTTCCTATGTCATGTCAGCAGCGGGCCCGGGCGCTATATCCGTGCAGTCCGTTATGGTTATCTTTGCGGTAAGTCTTGCCGAGCAGATGCATGCCAATCCGGTGCTGCTTGCCGTTATGGCTATTTTGGGAGCAGTCGGCGGGACTGCTTCTCCGATTGCCCTCACCGGGATTATCGTTACGGATCTGACGGCTTCGCTTAATGTGCCGGGCATTGCCACGCCGGTTTTCTACGGTGTTACGGCAGCGAATCTCTTTATTGCAGTTGTATTTTACTTTGCCTTGGGCGGCTACAAGATTCGCATGGACGCTTCCCTGGAAGCCCAGGCAAGCACGGCCTTTACCAAGAATCAGAAAGTTTGTCTGGTCGGGCTGCTGGCCCTCGTTATCATGGTCGTTATTTTCCGGATGGACGTCGGATTTGTATCTTTCTTCCTCGCTTTCGTTCTGATGCTTCTCGGTGCAGCCGATAAGAAGCGCCCGGTCAAACTTGTTCCGTGGAACGTCCTGATTCTGATCTGCGGTATCAGCGTCCTCATGAGCGTCATTAAAAAAGCCGGCGGCATCAAGCTGCTCGCCGATCTCCTGGCCTCCATGATGACGGAGGGCACGGCAGCGGGACTTATCGTGGCAACGGCCGGTTTCATGAGCTGGTTCAGTTCTGCCAACGGTGTTGTTTTCCCGACTCTGATTCCGACCTTGCCGGAAATCATTGCTAAAGTAGGCGGTAACGTTCGCCTGGTGGATATGCTCGTCGGAGTAGTCGCTGCAGCGACGGTAGCTGGTATCAGCCCGCTGTCTACGGGCGGAAGTCTGATAATGGCAACGATGGCACAGGCGGAAGATATTTCGCCGAAGAGTCTTCGAAGCTCTTTTTGA
- a CDS encoding lactonase family protein produces the protein MFAYIGCRTTKERNATGKGISVYQIGSNGKWNLIQLVPHLVNPSFQCFDETGKYLYSIHGDFSEISAFKVNRKNGHLTYLNTANTGGTNPVHLTVDRNNKWIYVANLATGMVSVIPRHEDGTVGDYLNRYAIPGKEEGHISHPHQVLQDPSREYLIVSCQGRKYGYGQVDVFKINHDGTLTRTDIVHSREIAEPRHIAFTGPETCYGVNEKDYTVTAYHFDAAEGKLKPFQIVPTLPDTFTDDGWASGIVAGKDGRYVYVSNRKADSVSVFAADPESGKLSLRQWMPAGGKQPRFITLTPDGKNLVVANELSASIRVYNIDEETGKLMQCVETIETPNPVCVTFAE, from the coding sequence ATGTTTGCTTATATAGGCTGCCGGACTACAAAGGAACGCAATGCAACGGGAAAGGGCATTTCCGTATATCAGATTGGAAGTAACGGCAAATGGAACCTGATCCAACTGGTTCCCCACCTGGTCAATCCTTCGTTCCAATGTTTTGATGAAACAGGGAAATATCTATACTCCATCCATGGGGATTTCAGTGAAATCAGCGCTTTTAAAGTCAATCGTAAGAACGGACATCTGACATATTTGAATACGGCAAATACAGGCGGCACCAACCCCGTCCATCTGACCGTGGACCGCAATAACAAATGGATTTATGTCGCTAACCTGGCGACCGGCATGGTTTCGGTCATTCCTCGTCATGAGGACGGTACCGTCGGAGATTATCTGAACCGCTACGCCATTCCGGGCAAGGAAGAGGGCCATATTTCCCATCCCCATCAGGTGCTGCAGGATCCTTCCCGGGAATACCTGATTGTTTCCTGCCAGGGCAGAAAGTATGGGTATGGGCAGGTAGACGTATTTAAAATCAACCACGATGGTACTCTGACGCGTACGGACATTGTTCACAGCCGGGAAATTGCCGAACCGCGTCATATCGCTTTTACCGGACCTGAGACCTGCTATGGAGTCAATGAAAAGGATTATACCGTGACGGCTTACCATTTTGACGCCGCTGAAGGCAAGCTGAAGCCTTTCCAGATTGTGCCGACGCTGCCGGATACTTTTACCGATGACGGATGGGCAAGCGGAATTGTGGCCGGAAAAGATGGCCGGTATGTGTACGTGTCCAACCGTAAAGCGGATTCGGTCAGTGTCTTTGCTGCGGATCCTGAGTCCGGGAAACTCAGTCTCCGGCAATGGATGCCCGCGGGCGGAAAACAGCCGCGCTTTATTACATTGACTCCGGACGGAAAGAATCTCGTTGTCGCGAACGAGCTTTCCGCCTCCATCCGGGTATATAATATTGATGAAGAGACCGGAAAGCTGATGCAGTGCGTTGAAACCATTGAAACGCCCAATCCGGTGTGTGTGACTTTTGCCGAATAA
- a CDS encoding pyruvate carboxylase subunit B — translation MKNPVKLVSCDLRDGQQACIATRMTTQEMLPVLQPLDHFGFAALEVWGGATFDACIRFLNEDPWDRLKTIKKYCTRTPLRMLLRGQNLLGYAPYPDDIVDKFVTKAAEDGIDIFLIFDGLNDVRNVRRAAEAALKAGKKVEANIQFTSSPVHTIESFVKTAQDYVDVGATALHLEDMGGMITPRAAAATVKALKENFDLPVHYHAHCTGGMTDVTYWEVIRAGADVVDVDTAAFALGTGQPCAESMIAMLQGTERDTGLDYTKLTPISDYLKLVRASHPKYETKLKGVDINVVRHQIPGGMRSNLESQLADMKALDKLPQVLEEVVNVRRDLGYPPLGTPFSQMCGAQATMNVMSGERYKVIMKEIKDYVMGKYGKAPGPVSETLKKMILKDGQQPLTCRPADLIPPGWDKAVAESRAFARSEEDVLTYALFPQVGKEFLQKKYHIRS, via the coding sequence ATGAAAAATCCTGTGAAGCTCGTATCTTGTGATTTACGTGATGGACAGCAGGCCTGCATTGCCACCCGTATGACGACGCAGGAAATGCTGCCGGTACTGCAGCCGCTGGATCATTTTGGCTTTGCGGCACTGGAAGTGTGGGGCGGTGCTACGTTTGACGCGTGCATTCGTTTTCTGAACGAAGACCCTTGGGACCGGCTCAAGACAATCAAGAAGTACTGCACCAGGACTCCGCTCAGGATGCTGCTGCGCGGACAGAACCTCCTGGGGTATGCACCGTATCCGGATGATATCGTCGATAAATTTGTTACGAAAGCTGCTGAAGACGGAATCGATATCTTCCTGATTTTCGATGGCTTGAACGATGTGCGCAACGTGCGCCGGGCGGCGGAAGCTGCCTTGAAGGCCGGGAAAAAGGTCGAAGCCAACATTCAGTTCACGTCCAGCCCTGTTCATACGATAGAGTCCTTTGTCAAAACGGCGCAGGACTACGTAGACGTCGGAGCGACGGCACTGCATCTGGAGGATATGGGCGGTATGATTACGCCGCGGGCAGCTGCGGCAACGGTCAAGGCACTTAAAGAAAATTTTGATTTGCCGGTGCACTATCACGCTCACTGCACGGGCGGTATGACAGATGTCACCTATTGGGAAGTCATCCGGGCCGGAGCAGATGTCGTGGATGTGGATACAGCCGCATTTGCACTGGGGACGGGCCAGCCCTGCGCCGAGAGCATGATTGCGATGCTGCAGGGAACGGAGCGCGATACGGGACTTGATTATACAAAATTGACGCCGATTTCGGATTATCTGAAGCTGGTCAGGGCCAGTCACCCCAAGTATGAAACAAAGCTGAAAGGCGTCGATATCAACGTCGTCCGGCACCAGATTCCCGGTGGGATGCGGTCCAATCTGGAATCGCAGCTGGCCGATATGAAGGCACTCGATAAACTGCCGCAGGTGCTGGAAGAAGTCGTGAATGTACGCCGTGACCTTGGCTATCCGCCGCTGGGAACACCTTTCTCCCAGATGTGCGGTGCCCAGGCCACGATGAATGTCATGAGCGGCGAACGCTATAAAGTTATCATGAAAGAAATCAAGGACTATGTCATGGGGAAATACGGAAAAGCACCGGGACCTGTGTCGGAAACCTTGAAAAAAATGATTTTGAAGGATGGGCAGCAGCCGCTGACGTGCCGCCCGGCCGATCTGATTCCTCCCGGATGGGATAAGGCAGTTGCGGAAAGCCGCGCTTTTGCCCGCAGCGAGGAAGATGTATTGACATATGCTCTATTCCCTCAGGTGGGAAAAGAATTTTTGCAGAAAAAATATCATATCAGGAGTTAA
- a CDS encoding carboxymuconolactone decarboxylase family protein, producing the protein MEKKQAYHWRLMEQENPELYTKVQAWRNELSDNDVIPPKYKQLIMLAMACALRYERGIRTHGRMALEAGATREELYATVAQSMTIGGIPAYRTGCDVLEEIFGEA; encoded by the coding sequence ATGGAGAAAAAACAAGCCTATCATTGGAGATTGATGGAACAGGAAAATCCTGAACTCTATACGAAGGTTCAGGCCTGGAGAAACGAACTGAGCGATAATGACGTGATTCCGCCTAAATATAAGCAGCTTATCATGCTTGCCATGGCGTGCGCACTGCGCTATGAAAGGGGCATCCGGACGCATGGCCGGATGGCACTGGAAGCCGGGGCCACGAGGGAAGAACTTTATGCCACGGTAGCACAGTCCATGACGATTGGCGGCATCCCGGCCTATCGGACCGGCTGCGATGTGCTGGAAGAAATATTTGGGGAAGCATAA
- a CDS encoding endonuclease domain-containing protein: MNTNPNPLFEKRMRYADARKNHMTPEESLLWEHFLKKHPGRFHRLTWIEGCFAEFYSPSLKVVIEINAKKHDFQRGSTPAAQRTRSFGKKGIAVIHLPRKALRTETFARLCSALEAKLRSRNADIKRAMSEANKFSKASS, encoded by the coding sequence ATGAACACCAATCCCAATCCTTTATTCGAAAAACGCATGCGCTACGCAGACGCAAGAAAAAATCATATGACACCGGAAGAAAGCCTTCTGTGGGAGCATTTTCTCAAAAAGCATCCCGGCCGTTTCCACCGCCTTACGTGGATTGAAGGCTGCTTTGCCGAATTTTATTCTCCCTCCCTGAAAGTTGTGATCGAAATCAATGCCAAAAAGCACGATTTTCAAAGAGGTTCGACACCGGCCGCCCAACGGACCAGATCATTCGGAAAGAAGGGCATCGCGGTCATTCATCTGCCCAGGAAAGCGCTGCGGACGGAAACTTTTGCCCGCCTTTGCAGTGCCCTTGAAGCGAAGCTTCGCAGCCGGAATGCAGACATAAAACGGGCTATGTCAGAGGCAAACAAATTCAGCAAAGCCAGTTCATAA
- the amrS gene encoding AmmeMemoRadiSam system radical SAM enzyme, with protein MADTETLTCPLCFHHCKLAPGAVGFCRTRANLDGQIKSINYGKITSLALDPIEKKPLARFHPGSFILSVGSFGCNLRCPFCQNHTISQAGPEASQLVATPQELADLAEEYHIKSHNLGLAFTYNEPLMSFEFVKETAALLKAKNLIVVLVTNGCLEPDKFRELLPLVDAMNIDLKGFTQEFYDWCHGDLASVKENIKAAYYAGVHVEVTTLVIPGKNDSLEDMNREARWLSLLSPDLPLHLSRYFPRWHCSIPMTPDQTLMALKEEATKYLHFVYLGNW; from the coding sequence ATGGCTGATACAGAGACACTTACCTGCCCGCTCTGTTTCCATCACTGCAAACTGGCTCCCGGTGCCGTTGGCTTCTGCCGGACCCGGGCTAACCTCGATGGGCAGATTAAATCGATAAATTACGGTAAGATTACCAGCCTCGCTCTTGATCCCATCGAAAAAAAGCCGCTCGCCCGCTTCCATCCTGGTTCCTTTATTTTATCCGTCGGCAGTTTCGGCTGCAATCTGCGCTGTCCTTTCTGTCAGAATCATACCATTTCCCAGGCCGGCCCCGAGGCCTCACAGCTGGTGGCCACCCCGCAGGAACTGGCCGATCTGGCGGAAGAGTACCACATCAAGAGCCATAATCTGGGGCTTGCCTTTACGTACAACGAACCGCTGATGAGTTTCGAATTTGTCAAAGAAACAGCCGCACTGCTCAAAGCAAAGAATCTCATCGTCGTCCTCGTGACGAACGGCTGTCTGGAGCCGGATAAGTTCCGCGAGCTGCTCCCTCTGGTCGATGCCATGAACATTGATCTCAAGGGATTTACACAGGAATTTTACGACTGGTGCCACGGAGATCTCGCATCGGTCAAAGAAAACATCAAGGCCGCCTATTATGCCGGCGTCCACGTCGAAGTGACGACCTTGGTCATCCCGGGCAAAAATGACAGTCTGGAAGATATGAACCGGGAGGCCCGGTGGCTTTCCCTGCTGTCTCCCGATCTGCCGCTCCATCTGTCTCGCTATTTCCCGCGCTGGCACTGCAGCATCCCCATGACACCGGACCAGACCCTCATGGCACTCAAGGAAGAAGCCACTAAATATCTGCACTTTGTCTACCTGGGCAACTGGTAA